The proteins below come from a single Synechococcus sp. WH 8101 genomic window:
- the arsB gene encoding ACR3 family arsenite efflux transporter: MGIFERYLSVWVALAILAGVALGAAVPAWPQAIASLEVAGINLPIALLIWGMIYPMMLAVDFAAIGGLSRQPRGLLITVVVNWLIKPLTMTALAWLFIRGLFSAWIPAELGDQYVAGMILLGVAPCTAMVFVWSRLSDGDANYTLVQVAVNDLIMVFAFAPIAALLLGVSEVLVPWNTLIAAVGLFVVVPLTAGWLTRVFLRSPGRIERLEQRLKPLTVVCLIGTVLLLFMVQAESILADPLAIALIAVPLILQTYLIFWISAQWMRLWRQPHAIAAPGAMIGASNFFELAVAVAISLFGLQSGAALATVVGVLVEVPVMLSLVAIANRNRRLFPTGHV; encoded by the coding sequence ATGGGCATCTTTGAGCGGTATCTCAGTGTGTGGGTGGCTTTGGCGATCCTTGCCGGTGTGGCCCTCGGGGCGGCTGTGCCCGCATGGCCGCAGGCGATCGCCTCCCTTGAGGTGGCTGGGATCAACCTGCCGATCGCTCTGCTGATCTGGGGCATGATCTACCCGATGATGCTGGCGGTGGATTTCGCCGCGATCGGTGGTCTCAGCCGTCAGCCCCGCGGTCTGCTCATCACCGTGGTGGTGAACTGGTTGATCAAACCCCTCACGATGACGGCGCTGGCCTGGCTGTTCATCCGTGGCTTGTTTTCTGCCTGGATCCCTGCCGAGCTCGGGGATCAGTACGTGGCTGGCATGATCCTGCTCGGCGTGGCTCCCTGCACGGCGATGGTGTTTGTGTGGAGCCGTCTCAGCGACGGAGATGCCAACTACACCCTCGTGCAAGTGGCGGTGAACGATCTGATCATGGTGTTCGCCTTCGCACCGATTGCCGCCCTGCTGCTGGGGGTGAGTGAGGTTCTGGTGCCCTGGAACACGTTGATTGCTGCTGTCGGCTTGTTTGTGGTGGTGCCGCTCACGGCCGGCTGGCTCACGAGGGTGTTCCTCAGGTCGCCCGGCCGGATTGAGCGGCTGGAACAACGCCTGAAACCGCTCACCGTGGTGTGCCTCATCGGCACCGTGTTGCTGCTGTTCATGGTGCAGGCCGAATCAATCCTGGCGGATCCCCTGGCCATCGCCTTGATCGCCGTACCCCTGATCCTTCAGACCTATCTGATCTTCTGGATCAGCGCCCAGTGGATGCGCCTTTGGAGGCAACCGCACGCGATTGCTGCGCCGGGAGCGATGATCGGGGCATCGAACTTTTTCGAGCTGGCGGTCGCCGTGGCCATCAGTCTGTTTGGCTTGCAGTCCGGTGCTGCGTTAGCCACCGTGGTGGGTGTGCTGGTGGAAGTTCCGGTCATGCTGTCGTTGGTGGCGATCGCCAACCGCAACCGTCGTCTGTTCCCCACGGGCCATGTCTGA
- a CDS encoding NAD(P)/FAD-dependent oxidoreductase: MRRHAAKQPYTAAYIESTRLKRGAVSLGTKLKMASTQNQTREVNVDVLIVGLGPAGTACGLELNATGIKVLGIDRSHFPRDKICGDALPTEAQFEVDRLGLGQSCPEIRTTSRFAQWSPDGSPSYQHCFQTQAPIFQAIRRYDLDNWLVRQCASEGLWMEFGWKVQVIQRDNKNKTWIASGSIHSKRGLRIGSFSIYTRCIVGCDGVGSVVRRATERSKETKTIVLASRCYRLVDPSRNHNQSTIAFRWQGTGAYSWRFAVPGGHNCGIAWLCQSDQPKISGKAIIDLTRTLEPGCRDVRTMGLPILQSIPSIDGAEGIFLCGDAACLVDPLLGHGIDRAMKSGKLAGKALRESLKKGEKPAETSFRYRENLAKQCNEWLNRCS, translated from the coding sequence ATGCGCCGCCATGCAGCCAAGCAACCCTACACAGCTGCTTACATAGAATCTACGAGACTGAAAAGAGGCGCAGTTTCGCTGGGAACCAAATTAAAGATGGCTTCAACTCAAAACCAGACTCGAGAAGTCAATGTCGATGTTTTGATCGTGGGACTTGGGCCAGCTGGTACCGCCTGCGGCCTGGAACTCAACGCAACAGGCATCAAGGTGCTTGGTATCGACCGAAGCCACTTCCCTCGCGACAAGATTTGCGGTGATGCACTTCCTACAGAAGCACAGTTCGAGGTCGACAGGCTCGGACTGGGACAGTCTTGCCCTGAAATAAGGACAACATCACGATTTGCGCAATGGAGCCCAGACGGGAGCCCAAGCTATCAACACTGCTTTCAAACACAAGCGCCCATTTTCCAGGCCATTCGGCGATACGATCTTGACAATTGGCTTGTTAGACAATGCGCCAGCGAAGGGCTCTGGATGGAATTCGGCTGGAAAGTGCAAGTGATCCAACGCGACAACAAGAATAAGACGTGGATTGCCAGCGGATCAATACACTCAAAAAGAGGCCTAAGAATCGGCTCATTTTCGATTTATACGCGCTGCATCGTTGGCTGTGACGGAGTTGGCTCTGTTGTAAGGCGTGCAACAGAACGAAGCAAAGAAACAAAAACCATTGTCCTGGCATCGAGGTGCTATCGACTAGTCGATCCCAGTAGGAATCACAACCAGTCGACCATTGCATTTCGCTGGCAAGGAACGGGGGCATACTCCTGGCGTTTCGCAGTGCCGGGTGGACACAACTGCGGCATCGCTTGGCTTTGCCAGTCGGATCAACCAAAAATCTCAGGAAAAGCCATCATAGATCTCACTCGGACGCTCGAGCCAGGCTGCCGAGACGTCCGCACCATGGGGCTCCCTATCCTTCAATCTATTCCTTCGATCGATGGCGCTGAAGGAATTTTTCTTTGCGGAGATGCCGCCTGCTTGGTCGATCCACTGCTGGGCCACGGAATCGATCGTGCCATGAAAAGCGGAAAGCTCGCTGGCAAGGCATTGAGGGAGAGCCTGAAGAAGGGCGAAAAGCCTGCAGAAACGAGCTTTCGTTATCGAGAAAACCTAGCGAAACAATGCAACGAATGGCTGAATCGTTGCTCATAA